From the genome of Lentilactobacillus buchneri, one region includes:
- a CDS encoding S-ribosylhomocysteine lyase produces the protein MAKVESFTLDHTKVKAPYVRLITTETGPKGDVVSNFDLRLTQPNETAVPTAGLHTIEHLLASLLRDRLDGVIDCSPFGCRTGFHLITWGEHSTTEVAEALKGSLDEIANQVEWKDVPGVDKYSCGNYRDHSLFSAKEWSKKILAEGISNDPYERHVI, from the coding sequence ATGGCAAAAGTTGAAAGTTTTACATTGGATCACACAAAGGTTAAAGCACCGTACGTTCGTTTAATTACCACAGAGACCGGCCCCAAAGGAGACGTGGTCTCAAATTTTGACCTGCGATTGACCCAGCCAAATGAAACCGCCGTTCCAACTGCCGGCTTACACACAATTGAACACTTACTGGCCAGTTTACTGCGGGATCGCTTGGATGGCGTCATTGACTGTTCACCATTCGGCTGCCGGACGGGATTTCATTTGATTACCTGGGGGGAACACAGTACTACCGAAGTCGCCGAGGCCTTAAAAGGTTCATTGGATGAAATTGCCAACCAAGTTGAATGGAAAGACGTTCCCGGCGTTGATAAATACAGTTGCGGCAATTACCGCGACCACTCACTGTTTTCGGCCAAAGAATGGAGCAAGAAGATTTTGGCTGAGGGGATTTCCAATGACCCATATGAGCGGCACGTGATTTAG
- a CDS encoding Spx/MgsR family RNA polymerase-binding regulatory protein — MLSLYLSPGSSSCRRARKWLTDHHIDFVERDISKQTLNADDIKQLLRLSENGTEDLISTRCHSYRKLKVNFDNLTVSQLIDLMVKYPDLLRRPLIFNDEQLQVGFSEENIRSFLPRQTRREMLNDMLAHAEAVGMS; from the coding sequence ATGCTTAGTTTATATTTGTCGCCTGGCAGTTCATCGTGTCGACGGGCAAGAAAGTGGCTCACCGACCACCACATTGATTTTGTGGAACGAGATATCTCCAAACAAACTTTGAACGCAGATGACATCAAGCAACTGCTCAGACTGTCGGAAAATGGCACTGAGGACCTGATTTCAACTCGTTGTCACAGTTATCGCAAATTAAAAGTCAATTTCGATAATCTTACTGTATCACAGTTAATTGACCTGATGGTAAAATATCCAGATTTACTCAGAAGGCCGCTGATCTTCAATGATGAACAGCTCCAGGTTGGCTTTAGTGAGGAAAACATCCGCAGCTTCCTGCCACGCCAAACCAGAAGAGAAATGCTCAATGATATGCTGGCACATGCCGAGGCTGTCGGAATGAGCTAA
- a CDS encoding aminotransferase, with translation MKIAGFGVEEWLNKWEKSATYDISQSTISSMTMQEALALDGQQGASFYQQLDQEKMNYGWIEGSPEFKQEVAKLYAHIDADNILQTNGATGANHLALYALIEPGDHVISEYPSYQQLYDIPKSLGANVDFWHIHEDQNWYPDINELKSLIRPNTKMICLNNANNPTGTLLDKAFLQQVVELARQVDAYVLVDEVYLPLDDPDQFTSIVDLYDKGIATNSLSKTYSMPGIRIGWTASNATVADLFRKYRDYTMICAGVFNDLMATYILKHRDQVLARNRQLVMNNLAIYRDWIDSEPRASVVMPQAVSTSFPKLDVPEDIEAFCIRLLKETGVLLVPGNRFDMPGHVRLGYCADEATLREGLKRLSTFLRQYD, from the coding sequence ATGAAAATTGCTGGATTTGGCGTTGAAGAATGGTTAAATAAATGGGAGAAATCCGCAACTTATGACATTTCTCAAAGCACGATTTCATCAATGACGATGCAAGAAGCCCTGGCACTTGATGGCCAGCAGGGCGCATCATTTTATCAACAACTGGATCAAGAAAAGATGAACTATGGCTGGATTGAAGGCTCACCTGAATTCAAACAGGAAGTTGCTAAACTGTACGCCCATATTGACGCGGACAACATTTTGCAAACCAATGGTGCCACCGGAGCCAATCATTTGGCATTGTACGCATTGATTGAGCCGGGCGACCACGTGATTTCAGAGTACCCTTCCTATCAACAGCTGTATGACATCCCTAAGTCTTTGGGTGCCAACGTCGATTTTTGGCATATCCATGAGGATCAGAATTGGTATCCAGACATTAACGAATTAAAATCATTGATCAGACCCAACACGAAGATGATTTGCTTGAACAACGCCAACAATCCGACGGGAACCCTACTGGATAAGGCATTTTTGCAACAAGTTGTCGAATTGGCCCGGCAGGTGGACGCCTACGTCTTGGTAGATGAGGTTTATTTGCCATTGGATGATCCCGATCAATTTACTTCCATTGTCGACTTGTACGACAAGGGGATTGCGACCAATTCTTTGTCAAAGACCTATTCAATGCCGGGAATTCGAATCGGCTGGACGGCTTCAAATGCGACTGTGGCCGATCTCTTTCGCAAGTATCGCGATTACACGATGATTTGTGCCGGCGTCTTTAATGATTTGATGGCGACCTACATTTTGAAGCATCGTGACCAAGTTCTGGCGAGAAATCGACAGCTGGTGATGAATAATCTGGCAATTTATCGTGACTGGATTGACTCGGAACCTCGAGCCAGTGTCGTGATGCCCCAAGCGGTTTCAACTTCGTTTCCCAAGTTGGATGTGCCGGAAGATATTGAAGCCTTCTGTATTCGCCTGCTCAAAGAGACCGGCGTCTTACTGGTACCAGGCAATCGATTTGATATGCCTGGCCATGTTCGCTTAGGATATTGTGCCGATGAAGCAACACTCAGGGAAGGTCTGAAACGGCTATCCACATTTTTGCGCCAGTACGATTAA
- the metF gene encoding methylenetetrahydrofolate reductase [NAD(P)H] produces the protein MSLTALFKQKTVFSLEVFPPKKDSPTDAILPTLKRLQSLQPDFISVTLGAGGTNHCDGTVAVADLIQNQLNIPAVSHVPGLYQSKDQVLALLDRLDQIHVKNILALRGDRIPGKEPVGDFNHANELVKFVHEQRPDFSIASACYPNCHTEAADFVDDISHLKEKVAAGADHLISQLFFDNQAFYDFKEKTEIAGINVPIEAGIMPCTNKNQIERITQISGVPIPKKFAAIMDRYQDSKEAMLDAGIAFAVDQIIDLVSQGVDGIHLYTMNKSKIAKRIWEETESVFAASNLAKQKANQN, from the coding sequence ATGAGCCTAACAGCGTTGTTTAAACAAAAAACCGTCTTTTCGCTGGAAGTATTTCCACCTAAAAAGGACTCCCCAACTGATGCGATCCTGCCAACTCTCAAACGACTTCAGTCACTGCAGCCGGATTTTATCTCGGTCACTTTGGGTGCCGGCGGAACCAATCACTGTGATGGGACTGTGGCAGTGGCTGATTTGATTCAAAATCAGCTCAATATCCCGGCGGTTTCGCACGTTCCCGGGCTTTATCAGAGCAAGGACCAGGTTTTGGCACTTCTGGATCGACTTGATCAGATCCACGTCAAAAATATCCTCGCTCTTCGCGGTGACCGCATCCCCGGCAAAGAACCGGTTGGCGACTTCAATCATGCCAATGAATTGGTCAAATTTGTCCACGAGCAGCGCCCCGATTTCAGCATTGCCAGCGCTTGTTATCCCAACTGCCACACAGAGGCAGCCGACTTTGTCGATGACATTAGCCACCTCAAGGAAAAAGTGGCTGCCGGAGCCGATCACTTAATCAGCCAGCTTTTCTTTGACAATCAAGCGTTTTACGATTTCAAGGAAAAAACTGAGATTGCCGGCATTAACGTCCCGATTGAAGCTGGGATCATGCCCTGTACCAACAAAAATCAAATTGAGCGGATCACCCAAATCTCCGGGGTGCCGATTCCAAAGAAATTTGCCGCAATTATGGACCGTTACCAAGACAGCAAAGAAGCCATGCTGGATGCCGGGATTGCCTTTGCGGTTGATCAAATCATTGATCTGGTCTCTCAGGGAGTCGATGGTATTCACCTCTACACGATGAACAAGTCGAAAATTGCCAAGCGAATCTGGGAGGAAACTGAATCAGTCTTTGCTGCTTCCAACTTAGCCAAGCAAAAAGCAAATCAAAATTAA
- a CDS encoding TetR/AcrR family transcriptional regulator, translating into MASTSIQSFYSEDIDSTYSEDIDSTKDLPQKQKQVLKACLDLFAAKGFEATTTADIAERAGVSQGTVYKRFKTKEQLLQAVVQPLFSQTVPRAAQEFSEDLKRFKYDSLAEFLKPTLKNRLTFASENKQILKILFMQAVNDPQLLSELVVPVKAVLTTTIPKVIDQLKERHLLVDWETSRILEYVLSIGAGFGAQIILLDRKVDLDRDIDQAVEFLVKGLSPDNK; encoded by the coding sequence ATGGCATCAACTTCGATTCAGTCATTTTATTCGGAAGATATTGATTCCACTTATTCGGAAGATATTGATTCCACAAAAGATTTACCCCAAAAACAAAAACAGGTGCTGAAAGCCTGCTTGGACTTGTTTGCGGCCAAAGGATTTGAAGCCACAACGACGGCGGACATTGCCGAAAGAGCAGGCGTTAGTCAAGGCACGGTTTACAAACGATTCAAAACCAAAGAACAGCTGCTCCAAGCCGTTGTTCAGCCATTATTTTCGCAAACCGTTCCCAGAGCTGCCCAAGAGTTCTCAGAAGACCTCAAGCGTTTCAAGTACGATAGCTTGGCAGAATTCTTAAAGCCGACTTTAAAAAATCGATTGACCTTTGCCAGCGAAAACAAGCAAATCCTCAAAATTTTATTTATGCAGGCCGTCAACGATCCCCAATTATTGTCAGAATTGGTCGTTCCAGTTAAGGCTGTGCTGACCACCACTATTCCTAAGGTGATTGATCAGCTCAAAGAACGCCACCTCTTGGTGGACTGGGAGACCTCCCGAATTTTGGAGTACGTTCTTTCAATTGGTGCCGGCTTTGGTGCCCAAATTATATTACTTGATCGGAAAGTCGATTTGGACCGGGATATTGACCAAGCTGTCGAGTTTTTGGTCAAGGGCCTTTCGCCGGATAATAAATAA
- a CDS encoding ABC transporter permease: MRILTITKRIFVEMFRDKRTLALMFIAPLFILSLMYFLFQSNTNTVADIGTYNVSSSLVKTIDNKHIKIHRMDSNVSAKKTIRNKDYAGFIKKTDGHLVVTYQNADQSKTAIIKKSVQMALIKVQIKQLVSTTKQSKAGLMKMQAQLQQIKKQLPATLSSRIPAASAPKNVQKPTNLKLTQHYLYGKSNSTFFTTMLPVFLGFMVFFFVFLISGISLLNERNSRTLDRLLATPVKRSEIIYGYLTGYGAVAIIQTAVIVLFCIYVLGISILGSIWVVLLICFALAMVALSMGLFVSTFAASEFQMVQFIPIVVIPQIFFSGLIPVANMAGWLQVIAHIMPLYYGASALTDVIQKQANFSAIVPQFTAILAFLVAFIALNMIGMRKYRKV, encoded by the coding sequence ATGAGAATTCTAACAATCACTAAACGTATCTTTGTGGAAATGTTCCGCGATAAACGAACGCTTGCGTTAATGTTTATTGCGCCGCTGTTCATCCTGTCATTGATGTATTTCTTATTTCAGTCAAATACCAACACGGTCGCAGACATCGGCACCTATAATGTGTCTAGTTCATTGGTCAAAACAATCGACAACAAGCACATCAAAATTCATCGGATGGATTCGAATGTTTCAGCAAAAAAGACCATTCGTAACAAAGACTACGCCGGTTTCATCAAAAAAACTGATGGCCACTTAGTCGTCACGTATCAAAATGCCGATCAGAGTAAGACCGCGATCATCAAGAAATCAGTTCAGATGGCTCTGATAAAAGTTCAAATTAAGCAGCTGGTTTCTACCACGAAACAGTCCAAAGCCGGCTTAATGAAGATGCAAGCTCAGCTCCAGCAAATTAAAAAGCAGCTGCCAGCGACCCTCAGCAGTCGGATTCCGGCAGCGTCCGCTCCAAAAAACGTCCAAAAGCCAACCAACCTGAAATTAACCCAGCACTATCTTTACGGCAAGAGTAATTCCACCTTCTTCACAACGATGCTGCCTGTGTTCTTGGGCTTCATGGTCTTCTTCTTTGTCTTCCTAATTTCTGGAATTTCACTGTTAAATGAGCGAAACTCCAGAACTTTGGACCGACTGCTGGCAACACCGGTTAAACGAAGTGAAATCATTTACGGCTACCTAACCGGTTATGGCGCTGTGGCGATCATTCAAACAGCGGTGATCGTGTTATTCTGTATCTATGTCTTAGGGATCTCCATTCTTGGCAGCATCTGGGTCGTCTTATTGATCTGTTTTGCTTTAGCAATGGTTGCGCTGTCGATGGGGCTGTTTGTTTCGACCTTTGCCGCTTCAGAATTTCAAATGGTCCAGTTCATTCCCATTGTCGTTATTCCACAAATTTTCTTCTCAGGTTTGATCCCAGTTGCCAACATGGCAGGCTGGCTGCAGGTTATCGCCCATATCATGCCGCTGTATTACGGGGCCAGTGCGTTAACCGACGTCATTCAAAAGCAGGCCAACTTTTCGGCAATTGTCCCACAATTTACAGCTATCCTAGCATTCTTGGTCGCCTTCATTGCTTTAAATATGATTGGAATGCGCAAGTATCGGAAAGTGTAG
- the metE gene encoding 5-methyltetrahydropteroyltriglutamate--homocysteine S-methyltransferase — translation MTTTIIGFPRIGHHRELKFATEHYWKHKIDQNELLKTAYQIPKNHWQAQQDAGIDLIPVGDFSFFDGVLDTANLLNIVSDRYKALNLSPLDEYFAQARGYQNGSETVKALPMKKWFNTNYHYIVPEFTKTTDIKLVGDKLFNEVDEALKLGINAKAVITGPYTLLKLSRFLDGTTPNDFVDALIAAYSQVIEHLNQQGVNWIQIDEPALSFDVNSAEKALFDKLYHGILAAKGSSKILLQNYFGDIRDIYHDVTSLDFDGIGLDFVEGKYNLELVKQNDFPADKVLFAGVVNGKNIWRNHYATTIDLLNNLNTDAKVVLSSSASLLHVPYSAADETKVPSDVKQHLAFAIEKLAEIKELDTIYHDEADGKSALEKNDALFRNVKHPYNKSVHERINNLTDDDYTRLPARSEREKIQKKEFNLPILPTTTIGSFPQTKDVRQNRAKLRHGEITKAEYDKFNEDKIRRIVKIQEKIGLDVLVHGEYERNDMVEYFGEKLAGFVFTQNGWVQSYGTRGVKPPIIWGDISRTAPITVAASVFAKNLTDKPMKGMLTGPVTIFNWSFPREDVTPKESVTQIALALQDEVLDLEKHDIKIIQIDEPALRENLPLRKSNWYSEYLDWAVPAFRLVHSKVQPSTQIHTHMCYSEFGDIIKAIDALDADVISFEASRADFTLIDQLVAAKFQTEVGPGVYDIHSPRIPSEQEIEGLIKQLVAKLPVDKVWINPDCGLKTRSEDESFESLKNIVDATKKVRSEINEPNSVV, via the coding sequence ATGACAACCACCATTATCGGCTTTCCGCGCATCGGTCACCATCGTGAATTAAAATTTGCTACCGAACATTATTGGAAGCACAAGATTGATCAAAATGAATTACTAAAAACCGCTTATCAAATCCCCAAGAATCACTGGCAGGCGCAACAAGACGCCGGCATTGACCTGATTCCTGTTGGGGACTTCTCGTTTTTTGATGGGGTCTTAGACACCGCCAACCTCTTAAACATCGTTTCTGACCGCTACAAGGCCCTCAACTTATCACCGCTTGACGAATACTTTGCTCAAGCCCGTGGGTACCAGAACGGTTCTGAAACCGTCAAGGCGCTGCCAATGAAGAAGTGGTTCAACACCAATTATCACTACATCGTTCCTGAATTCACTAAGACGACGGACATTAAATTAGTCGGTGATAAATTATTTAATGAAGTCGACGAAGCACTCAAATTAGGGATCAATGCCAAGGCCGTCATCACCGGCCCTTACACACTACTCAAACTCAGTCGTTTCCTTGATGGGACGACACCCAATGACTTTGTTGATGCCTTGATTGCTGCCTACTCACAAGTCATTGAGCATCTAAATCAACAAGGGGTTAACTGGATTCAAATTGACGAACCTGCCCTAAGCTTCGACGTCAATTCAGCTGAAAAAGCCCTTTTTGACAAATTGTATCACGGCATTCTGGCTGCCAAAGGATCCAGCAAGATTCTGCTGCAAAATTACTTTGGTGATATCCGCGACATCTATCATGACGTCACCAGCCTGGATTTTGACGGAATCGGTCTTGACTTTGTTGAAGGCAAATACAATCTAGAGCTCGTCAAACAAAACGACTTCCCCGCTGACAAGGTATTATTCGCCGGAGTTGTTAACGGCAAGAATATTTGGCGCAACCATTACGCAACAACCATCGACCTGCTAAACAACCTGAATACGGACGCCAAAGTTGTTTTGAGTTCCTCTGCTTCTCTATTACACGTGCCATACAGTGCCGCAGATGAAACCAAGGTCCCATCAGACGTCAAACAGCACTTGGCATTTGCGATTGAAAAGCTTGCCGAAATTAAAGAACTGGACACCATTTACCACGATGAAGCCGACGGTAAATCAGCGCTCGAAAAAAATGACGCCCTTTTCCGCAACGTCAAACATCCCTACAATAAATCCGTCCATGAACGGATTAACAATTTAACCGATGATGACTACACCCGTTTACCCGCCCGAAGTGAACGCGAAAAGATTCAAAAAAAGGAATTCAATTTGCCAATTTTGCCGACCACGACAATTGGCTCCTTCCCACAAACCAAAGATGTCCGCCAGAACCGGGCAAAACTCCGCCACGGTGAAATCACCAAAGCAGAATATGATAAATTTAATGAAGATAAAATTCGCCGCATCGTCAAAATTCAGGAAAAGATTGGGCTCGACGTCCTGGTGCACGGTGAATATGAGCGTAACGACATGGTGGAATACTTTGGTGAAAAATTAGCCGGCTTTGTCTTTACCCAAAACGGCTGGGTTCAATCATACGGCACCCGGGGTGTTAAGCCGCCAATCATCTGGGGTGATATTAGTCGAACCGCACCAATCACGGTTGCGGCCTCAGTCTTTGCCAAAAATTTAACCGATAAACCAATGAAGGGCATGCTAACAGGCCCGGTCACAATTTTTAACTGGTCGTTCCCACGTGAAGACGTGACGCCAAAAGAATCGGTGACCCAGATTGCTTTAGCCTTGCAAGATGAGGTCTTGGATTTGGAAAAGCACGACATCAAGATTATCCAAATCGATGAGCCGGCACTCCGTGAAAATCTACCCTTGCGAAAGTCCAACTGGTACTCTGAATACTTGGACTGGGCAGTGCCGGCCTTCCGCCTCGTCCACAGCAAGGTTCAACCCAGCACCCAAATTCATACCCATATGTGCTACAGCGAATTCGGTGACATCATTAAAGCCATCGACGCTTTGGATGCCGATGTGATTTCCTTTGAAGCCTCCCGTGCCGATTTCACTTTGATCGATCAGCTGGTGGCCGCCAAGTTCCAAACAGAAGTTGGACCAGGCGTTTACGATATTCATTCACCACGAATTCCTTCCGAGCAAGAAATCGAAGGCTTAATCAAGCAATTAGTTGCCAAGCTGCCAGTGGATAAAGTCTGGATCAATCCTGATTGTGGTTTGAAGACCCGCTCTGAAGACGAGTCATTTGAAAGCCTGAAGAATATCGTTGATGCCACCAAGAAGGTTAGGAGTGAGATCAATGAGCCTAACAGCGTTGTTTAA
- a CDS encoding YdcF family protein, which translates to MTLLIPTAIIFIVLVGLFFTYLIKLRNSLYIGTLANLSLLVLLVLLVEIISVLNSQFWGIILGLAVALVGLLVFLGLTLSFIFFFINAFIVWKREGYSLSSSLTLITGIAVIAVDLLFFFNPSVGPKPLQGAITMFLTLLIGYVLLTVWNTISSMILYRLYFPRKDKDYIIVLGSGLIDGYKVGRLLGNRIETALSFYRSEIKATGKHPKLIFSGGQGGDELLPEGEAMQKYALEHGIPKVDTLVEDKSINTEQNLAFSRKIIEKDSGRDDNKVIFVSNNYHILRAGVLARKLKFAAFGVGAPTPFYFLPNAVIREHLAFLVMNKRANIAIIVLIALIALGTGLLLYFVPGEPIQ; encoded by the coding sequence ATGACTTTACTGATACCGACCGCGATTATCTTCATCGTCCTGGTCGGATTATTCTTTACATACTTAATTAAACTGAGAAATTCCTTATATATCGGCACCCTGGCAAACTTATCGCTGCTGGTTCTGCTGGTCTTGCTGGTTGAAATTATCTCGGTCCTCAACAGCCAGTTCTGGGGCATCATTTTAGGGCTGGCGGTTGCTTTGGTTGGCTTACTGGTTTTCTTGGGGTTGACGTTAAGCTTCATCTTCTTTTTCATTAACGCCTTTATTGTGTGGAAACGTGAAGGTTATAGCCTCAGTAGTTCGCTGACCTTGATTACCGGGATTGCCGTCATCGCCGTTGACCTGTTATTCTTCTTCAATCCATCAGTTGGGCCCAAACCGCTTCAAGGGGCCATCACGATGTTTTTGACCTTGCTAATTGGCTACGTCCTATTAACGGTTTGGAATACGATTTCGTCGATGATCTTATACCGACTGTACTTTCCACGAAAAGATAAAGATTACATTATCGTCTTAGGAAGTGGTTTGATCGACGGCTACAAAGTTGGTCGACTGTTGGGCAACCGGATTGAAACAGCTCTTTCTTTTTACCGAAGTGAGATCAAAGCCACCGGCAAACACCCAAAGCTGATCTTTTCTGGCGGTCAAGGCGGTGACGAATTATTGCCCGAAGGTGAGGCCATGCAGAAATACGCTTTGGAACATGGCATCCCGAAAGTTGATACCTTGGTTGAAGATAAGTCCATCAACACCGAACAGAACTTAGCCTTCTCCCGGAAAATCATCGAAAAAGACAGCGGCCGAGACGACAATAAAGTGATTTTTGTCTCCAACAACTATCACATTTTGCGGGCCGGCGTGCTTGCCCGGAAGTTGAAATTTGCCGCATTCGGTGTTGGCGCGCCAACCCCATTTTACTTTTTGCCCAACGCAGTCATCCGCGAACACCTCGCCTTTCTGGTAATGAACAAACGCGCCAATATCGCAATTATCGTTTTGATTGCCTTAATTGCCCTTGGAACCGGGCTGTTACTCTATTTTGTCCCCGGTGAGCCCATTCAATAA